The following DNA comes from Gordonia zhaorongruii.
TCGCCATGGCTACACTCTGGGCGATCAGCGACCTGCACGTGTCCCACCGCGGTAACGAGCAGATCCTCGACCAGGTCCGGCCGAAGCAGGCGGGGGACTGGTTGATCGTCGCGGGTGACGTCGCCGAGCGCACCGACGACATCATCGACACGCTGCGCAGGCTCGCGGCGCGCTTCACGACCGTGATCTGGGTACCGGGTAACCACGAGCTCTACACGACGGCGAAGGATCCGCTGCAGCTGCACGGCGTCGCGCGGTACGACTACCTCGTCCAGGCGTGCCGGGACATCGGAGTGGTCACACCGGAGGACATCTACCCGCTGTTCGACCCCGGCGACGGCTCCGATCCGGTGCGCGTCGTGCCGATGTTCCTGCTGTACGACTACACGTTCCGGCCCGAGGGCACGGTCTCCGCGCTGCAGGCGCTGGCCGTTGCACGCGAGCGCAACGTCGTCGCGACCGACGAGTTCCTGCTCTCGCCGGAGCCGTTCGGTACCCGTGACGCGTGGGGGCGGGCCCGGATCGAGGCGACTCGCACTCGGCTGGAGGCACTCGACCCGACCGAGCGAACTGTTCTCATCAACCACTGGCCGCTGCGCCGCGAGCCGTGCGACGCGCTCATGTACCCCGAGTTCGCGCTGTGGTGCGGCAGCGAGCTGACCGCCGATTGGCACACCCGTTTCAACGCGGTGTGCAGCGTGTACGGCCACCTGCACATCCCGCGCACCACCTGGTACGACGGAGTCCGGTTCGAGGAGGTCTCCGTCGGGTACCCGCGGGAGTGGAAGCGACGCGGTCTGGCGGATCCGTTGCTCCGGCCGATCGTCCCGGACGGCGGCATCACGCCGTCCGATCTCCCCGAGCACGGAGCCCGTTTCGAGCTGCCGCCGGATTACGAGGAGAAGGCCGCCGAATTCCGGAAGCGGATCGAGGAACGGCGCGCACGTCGTTCCGGTCGCGGATAGGGCGCCTCCTGCTCGTCCGGCAGGGAGTGCTTCTGGCACTATTGGCCGCATGATCTCGCGACTCATGCCGACAGGTGTCGGTGCTGCTGAGGCCTTCGACGATCCGCCGGGACTCACCGTGCATCCCGCCGAGGAGGGGCTGATCTCGAAGGCCGTGGACAAGCGCAGGCGGGAGTTCATCACTGCCCGGCACTGTGCGCGAACGGCGCTGGGGCAGCTCGGGTTCGAGCCCGTGCCGATTCTGCGCGGGGAGCGGGGAATGCCGTTGTGGCCCAGTCAAGTGGTCGGCAGTCTGACGCACTGCGACGGCTATCGTGCGGCCGTGGTGGCGTATGCGATGCAGGTACGGTCCCTCGGCATCGACGCCGAACCGCACCTCGCGCTGCCCGACGGGGTGCTCGAGCACACGTCCATCGACCAGGAGCGCGCGGTGCTGGCGGACCGCGATGACGAGTTGCATTGGGATCGGCTGCTGTTCTGCGCGAAGGAGGCCACCTACAAGACGTGGTTCCCGCTCACGCACCGGTGGCTCGGATTCGAAGACGCGCACATCACGTTCGAGCGCGATGCGGATCCAGGGGACGGCACAGCAGAGGGCGGTGCCATCACCGGCACCTTCACCTCGACCATCCTGATCGACGGCGCGACGGTCGACGGCGGTGACCCGCTGCTCACCCTGCCCGGTCGTTGGGTCGTCGCGGACGGGCTGATCCTCACTTCGATCGCGCTGACCTGACATGGCCGACTCCACCATCGAGAACGCCGGCCTGCTCGTCGTCGACAAGGCCGCGGGCGTGACGAGCCACGACGTGGTCTCCCAGTGCCGCAAGGTCTTCGGGACGCGTCGCATCGGCCATGCGGGGACGCTCGACCCCATGGCCACCGGGGTGCTGGTGATCGGTGTCGAACGGGCCACCAAGCTTCTCGGGCTGCTGTCGCTGACCACGAAGTCGTACGCGGCCACGATCCGGCTCGGGCAGTCGACGACGACGGATGACGCCGACGGCGAGGTCACCGAGGCGACGGCTGCGGGCGATGTCGGCGACGGCGCGATCGCCACCGGGATACGGGACCTGACCGGCGAGATCTCCCAGGTGCCCGCCAAGGTGAGTGCGATCAAGGTCGACGGTCACCGGGCGCATGCGCTCGTCCGCGGCGGCACCGAGTTCGAACTGGCCGCGCGGCCGGTGACCGTCTCGCGTTTCGAGGTCCTCGAGACCCGGCGCGACGGCGACTTCGTCGACCTGGTCGTGGAGGTCGACTGTTCGTCCGGAACCTACATACGTTCGCTCGCACGGGATCTCGGTGCGGCGCTGGGGGTCGGCGGGCACCTGACGGCGCTGCGTCGCACGGCCGTCGGTCCGTTCACCCTCGAACACGCCCGCACGATGGAAGCGGTCACCGCCGATCCCGGACTGAGCATGGGCATCGACGACGCGGCCAAGCTGTGCTTCCCGCACCGGCCGATCAGCGACGACGAGGCCGAGTCGATCAGTCAGGGTCGCTGGCTCGAGCCGGTGGGCCGTACCGGGATCTACACCGTCGTCGACCCGTCCGGTCAGGCGATCGCGCTGGTTCAGGAGAAGGGTCGGCGGGCGAGTTCGGTGATGGTGGTCCGCCCCGCGACGCTGCGCTGATCGAGCGGGCGCTACGTCCGGTCGAGGAAGATCGCACGGGCGGCGATGTCGCCCAGGTGGATCGGCTCGCCGTCGTTGACGTGGACCGTGACGGTTCCGGCGAACGGTCGCTTCTGGGACATGTGCACGCGGCAGTCCAGGGCGATGCCGATCTCCTCGAAGTAGCGCAGCATCTCCGGATCGGAGTCCGAGATGCGGGTGATCACCCCGCGCTCGTCGACGTCCAGGTCGGCCAGGTGCAGTGCGACGGCGTTCGGGACCGTGCCGTTCGCGTCCGGGATCGGATCGCCGTGCGGGTCGCGGCGAGGATGACCGAGTTTGGTGTCGATGTGCCGGAGGAGTCGTTCGGACACGGCGTGCTCGAGGACCTCCGCGTCCTCGTGAACCTCGTCCCACCCGTACCCGAGCTCGCGGACGAGGAACGTCTCGAGCAGACGGTGGCGCCGGACCATGCCGACCGCGGCTTCGCGGCCGGTATCGGTGAGGGTCACCGCACCGTACGGGGCATGGTCCACCAAGCCCTGGTCGGCGAGTTTCCGAATGCCCTCCGAAGCCGTGGACGGAGATACGCTCAGTGCTTCGGCCAGCAGTTTCGTGGTGACCTTCGTGTCCGACCACTCCTGAGAGGTCCAGATGACTTTCAGATAGTCCTGGGTCACTGCCGACAGTTCGTCGACCGGTCGAGAGTCAGGCATGGACATGACCTTACCCACCGCGGGATGCCGTGTCGGTCGGCGAGTCGTAGTCTTAATGGGTGTTGCGTTGGCGAGGCTTGGATGACGTACCGGCCGGATGGGGACGATGTGTCGTCACCATCGGCGTATTCGACGGGATCCACCGGGGGCATGCGCAGCTGGTGACCGCCGCGACGCGTGCCGCCGCGGAGCGAGGTGTGCCGTCGGTTCTGATGACGTTCGACCCGCATCCGTCCGAAGTGGTGCGGCCCGGCTCCCATCCGCCGCAGCTGTCGACGCTGCGACGCCGCGCCGACCTGGCCGAGGAGATGGGCATCGACGTCTTCTGCGTCATTCCCTTCACCGCGACCGTCGCAGGTCAGTCACCCGAGGATTTCGCGCACGAGATGCTCGTCGAGGCGCTGCACGCCGCGGAAGTGGTGGTCGGCGACAACTTCACGTTCGGTCACAAGGCAGTCGGCGACGTTCCGAAGCTCCGCGAACTCGGGAATCGCTTCGGGTTCGAGGTGACGGGGGTGTCGCTGTTCGGCGAGCATGCCGTCACGTACTCGTCGACCTACATCCGATCGTGCATCGCGGCAGGTGACGTCGAGCTCGCGGCCGAGGCCCTCGGCCGGCCCCACCGTGTCGAGGGAGTCGTCGTGCACGGCGAGCGCCGCGGCCGTGACCTGGGTTTTCCGACCGCGAACATCGCCCCGCCCGAGCACGCCGCGATCCCGGGTGACGGCGTGTACGCCGCGTGGTTCACCGTTCTCGGTGACAAGGAGACCGACGACATCCGGGTCGGGGAGCGGTACGCTGCGTCGGTGTCCGTCGGAACCAACCCGACGTTCTCCGGACGCAACCGCACCGTCGAGGCCTACGTGCTCGACGTCAACGCCGACCTGTACGGGATGCACGTGGCCGTCGACTTCGTGAGCCGGCTGCGCGGGATGGCGGCGTACGACGGCGTCGACGCCCTCATCGAGGCCATCTCGGACGACGTCGAGCGCACGCGGACCATTCTTTCCGCCGAGGAGTGAGGCGCAGGGCTGCGCCGGGTTCGCGGTTCGGCCTGGATTCACGGTTAACCGGGGTCGGCTGGTAACGTGACCGGCTGGTGTCAGCTGCGGTCCGTGGTGGCGCACCCTCCGCCTGGTGGCGGGGCCTGGAGCACGGAACTGAAAAACAAGGAGAACTCTCATGGCACTCACCGCCGACGAGAAGAAGGCCGTACTCAGCGAGTACGGCGTGCACGAGACCGACACCGGTTCGCCGGAAGCTCAGGTCGCACTGCTGACCAAGCGCATCAAGGACCTGACCGAGCACCTCAAGTCCCACAAGCACGATCACCACAGCCGTCGCGGACTGCTGCTGCTGGTCGGCCGTCGCCGTCGTCTCCTCAAGTACCTCGCGAGCGTCGACATCGCTCGTTACCGCTCGCTGATCGAGCGCCTGGGCATGCGTCGCTGACGCACCCGGAGACCACCACCGGAGGCCGCAGACCCACTCGGGTCTGCGGCCTCCGGTGTTCGTCGTGCCAGAATGTTAGGCTGGTAGCCGGAATGAAGTGCCGGTGACGGCACGTCGTTCGTGACCCGATAGATCGGTCCTCGGTAGTGGCGGCCGGAACATGATTCCGGCTGCTTCGATCGAAGGCCGTCTACGCGCAACGCATGGAGCGTTTGCCACGTCCGACCACGGCCTCTCTCACGTCTCTTCATTCACACGATCCGTCGCGCCGTAAGCGCCGGATCGACAGTTGTATATCCCGGTCGCGGCGTTCGCGACCGCACAGAGAGGGTTTTTCTCTTCATGACTGATGTCACCAACGACTTCGATGACTCGATCACCGAAGTCTCCGCCGTCATCGACAACGGAGCGTTCGGAAAGCGCAACATCCGTTTCGAGACCGGTCGCCTCGCTCTGCAGGCAGCCGGTGCGGTCACCGCATACCTGGACGAGGGAACGATGATTCTCTCGACCACCACCGCGTCGAAGGCACCGAAGGAGCACTTCGACTTCTTCCCGCTGACCGTCGACGTCGAAGAGCGCATGTACGCCGCGGGCCGCATCCCCGGATCGTTCTTCCGGCGCGAGGGCCGCCCGTCGACCGACGCGATCCTCACCTGCCGCCTGATCGACCGTCCGCTGCGCCCGACGTTCGTCGCCGGACTCCGCAACGAGGTCCAGGTCGTCGAGACCATCCTGTCGCTCGATCCGCAGGATCTGTACGACGTGGTGGCGATCAACGCCGCATCGGCCTCGACGCAGATCTCCGGACTCCCGTTCTCGGGTCCGGTCGGCGCCGTGCGCGTCGCACTGATCCCGACCCTCCCCGGCGAGGGCGAAGGCCGTCCGGAGAACAACGCGGGCCAGTGGGTCGCGTTCCCGACCGTCGACCAGCTCGAGGGCGCCGTCTTCGACATGGTCGTCGCAGGCCGCATCGTGTCCGGCTCGGGCGCTGATGCCGACGTCGCGATCATGATGGTCGAGGCCGAGGCCACCGATAACGTGCTCGACCGGATCGCCGGTGGCGCACAGGCCCCGAACGAGGCCATCGTCGCCGAGGGCCTCGAGGCCGCGAAGCCGTTCATCGCGCAGTTGTGCGATGCGCAGAAGCAGCTGGCCTCGGCCGCTGCCAAGGAGACCCGCGAGTTCCCGCTGTTCCCGCCGTACGCCGACGACGTCTACGACGCGGTCGCCGAGTTCGCGACCGACCGCTTGGGTGAGGCTCTGGCCATCGCCGCCAAGCAGGAGCGCGACGACGCCACCGACGCACTCAAGGGCGATGTGCTCGAGGCGCTCGGTGAGCGCTTCGAGGGTCGCGAATCGGAGATCGGGGGCGCCTACCGATCGCTCACCAAGAAGCTGGTCCGCCAGCGGATCCTGACCGATCACTTCCGCATCGACGGCCGTGGCATCACCGACATCCGTGCACTCTCGGCGGAGATCGGCGTCATTCCGCGTGCGCACGGCAGTG
Coding sequences within:
- a CDS encoding metallophosphoesterase family protein, which translates into the protein MATLWAISDLHVSHRGNEQILDQVRPKQAGDWLIVAGDVAERTDDIIDTLRRLAARFTTVIWVPGNHELYTTAKDPLQLHGVARYDYLVQACRDIGVVTPEDIYPLFDPGDGSDPVRVVPMFLLYDYTFRPEGTVSALQALAVARERNVVATDEFLLSPEPFGTRDAWGRARIEATRTRLEALDPTERTVLINHWPLRREPCDALMYPEFALWCGSELTADWHTRFNAVCSVYGHLHIPRTTWYDGVRFEEVSVGYPREWKRRGLADPLLRPIVPDGGITPSDLPEHGARFELPPDYEEKAAEFRKRIEERRARRSGRG
- a CDS encoding 4'-phosphopantetheinyl transferase family protein; this translates as MISRLMPTGVGAAEAFDDPPGLTVHPAEEGLISKAVDKRRREFITARHCARTALGQLGFEPVPILRGERGMPLWPSQVVGSLTHCDGYRAAVVAYAMQVRSLGIDAEPHLALPDGVLEHTSIDQERAVLADRDDELHWDRLLFCAKEATYKTWFPLTHRWLGFEDAHITFERDADPGDGTAEGGAITGTFTSTILIDGATVDGGDPLLTLPGRWVVADGLILTSIALT
- the truB gene encoding tRNA pseudouridine(55) synthase TruB; the protein is MADSTIENAGLLVVDKAAGVTSHDVVSQCRKVFGTRRIGHAGTLDPMATGVLVIGVERATKLLGLLSLTTKSYAATIRLGQSTTTDDADGEVTEATAAGDVGDGAIATGIRDLTGEISQVPAKVSAIKVDGHRAHALVRGGTEFELAARPVTVSRFEVLETRRDGDFVDLVVEVDCSSGTYIRSLARDLGAALGVGGHLTALRRTAVGPFTLEHARTMEAVTADPGLSMGIDDAAKLCFPHRPISDDEAESISQGRWLEPVGRTGIYTVVDPSGQAIALVQEKGRRASSVMVVRPATLR
- a CDS encoding metal-dependent transcriptional regulator — protein: MPDSRPVDELSAVTQDYLKVIWTSQEWSDTKVTTKLLAEALSVSPSTASEGIRKLADQGLVDHAPYGAVTLTDTGREAAVGMVRRHRLLETFLVRELGYGWDEVHEDAEVLEHAVSERLLRHIDTKLGHPRRDPHGDPIPDANGTVPNAVALHLADLDVDERGVITRISDSDPEMLRYFEEIGIALDCRVHMSQKRPFAGTVTVHVNDGEPIHLGDIAARAIFLDRT
- a CDS encoding bifunctional riboflavin kinase/FAD synthetase, which encodes MLRWRGLDDVPAGWGRCVVTIGVFDGIHRGHAQLVTAATRAAAERGVPSVLMTFDPHPSEVVRPGSHPPQLSTLRRRADLAEEMGIDVFCVIPFTATVAGQSPEDFAHEMLVEALHAAEVVVGDNFTFGHKAVGDVPKLRELGNRFGFEVTGVSLFGEHAVTYSSTYIRSCIAAGDVELAAEALGRPHRVEGVVVHGERRGRDLGFPTANIAPPEHAAIPGDGVYAAWFTVLGDKETDDIRVGERYAASVSVGTNPTFSGRNRTVEAYVLDVNADLYGMHVAVDFVSRLRGMAAYDGVDALIEAISDDVERTRTILSAEE
- the rpsO gene encoding 30S ribosomal protein S15, with product MALTADEKKAVLSEYGVHETDTGSPEAQVALLTKRIKDLTEHLKSHKHDHHSRRGLLLLVGRRRRLLKYLASVDIARYRSLIERLGMRR
- a CDS encoding polyribonucleotide nucleotidyltransferase, which codes for MTDVTNDFDDSITEVSAVIDNGAFGKRNIRFETGRLALQAAGAVTAYLDEGTMILSTTTASKAPKEHFDFFPLTVDVEERMYAAGRIPGSFFRREGRPSTDAILTCRLIDRPLRPTFVAGLRNEVQVVETILSLDPQDLYDVVAINAASASTQISGLPFSGPVGAVRVALIPTLPGEGEGRPENNAGQWVAFPTVDQLEGAVFDMVVAGRIVSGSGADADVAIMMVEAEATDNVLDRIAGGAQAPNEAIVAEGLEAAKPFIAQLCDAQKQLASAAAKETREFPLFPPYADDVYDAVAEFATDRLGEALAIAAKQERDDATDALKGDVLEALGERFEGRESEIGGAYRSLTKKLVRQRILTDHFRIDGRGITDIRALSAEIGVIPRAHGSALFERGETQIMGVTTLDMVKMAQKIDSLGAETSKRYMHHYNFPPYSTGETGRVGSPKRREIGHGALAERALVPVLPSVEEFPYAIRQVSEALGSNGSTSMGSVCASTISMLNAGVPLKAPVAGIAMGLVSDEVTIDGKTETRYVALTDILGAEDAFGDMDFKVAGTKDFVTALQLDTKLDGIPSKVLAGALSQAKQARLTILDVLAEAIDEPDEMSEFAPRITSIKIPLDKIGELIGPKGKTINGITEDTGANVSIEDDGTVFIGAVDGPSAQAAIDRVNAIANPQLPKVGERFLGTVVKTAAFGAFVSLLPGRDGLVHISKLGNGKRIGKVEDVVKVGDKLQVEIADIDERGKISLVPVRNDADQADESAEETAEA